One Aquificaceae bacterium genomic window, GCCTTACATGAAAAGAGGTATAGTTCGCAGTGAGGTCCTTCTTGTTGAGTAATCTACCCAATCTCCTGTCCCTGATTAGACTGACCCTCAGCCCGCTGCTTCTGTTTATTCCACAGGAATATCTCCTTCTTCTCTTCCTTCCCCTTGCCCTTTCTGATGCTCTGGATGGCTTTTTAGCAAGGAAACTCAAGGCTCAGACGGAGCTGGGTAGAGTGCTTGACCCTTTGGCTGACAAGGTGATGCTTCTGTGCGGGCTTTTTGTCTGCACCTTTAAACTCCACCTCATACCCCAGGCACTTCTCTACGCAGTGCTCGCCAGGGATTTGTTTCTCCTCCTGGGGGGTGCCATCCTTGCGGGAAGGAATAAAAGTGTTCCTCAGGCAAGAGCTCCGGGTAAGGCCTTCACCTTTACTCTTTCGCTTTTCATACTTCTCTGTCTGGGCGGTTTTTTCTCTGAGCCTATACTCTGGGCTACCATAATCATGCTTTTTCTTTCATGGGCGGATTATTTCCTGTTTGGGCTCAGAGCCCTCAGAAGTCAAACTTCTTCCTTATCCTGACCCTGACCTCCTGAGACCTGTCTGAGTAAAGCCTTCCACCTATGGATGTATTGGGCGTAAGCTTTACATCTCCACCTGTGTAAGTCTCTCTGGGATTTCTCAGAGTGCTCTGTCTGTGCTCCACGGATATTCTCTGGCTTAAATCTTTGGAGACTGTTGCGTTCACCCCCACCTCTCCCGTAGGGGATACGGTGGGAGATACCTGGACCTTTATGTCAAGCCCTGTCATACCCCTCGCATCTTTTATAAGACCGCTGATCTGCGGTATCTGGCTTATAAGAGCTCCCCCCACCGGTATAAGACCCTCTGTCTCTGCACCTCCAAGAACAAGAGTGGTGAGCACCTCTCTCGTATCCCTCGGAGGTTCTGACCTGACTATTGCCTTTGGATACTGTGGGTTTCCCTTCAGGTCAATTATTATGCTGTAATCAGGGGTTGGCGCAGTTATGGTTAGGTCCATCTGGCTTTCTTTATTTGTAAAGGTCACCTCACCCCTTCTGACAAAAAATTCTTTTTCAAAGTATGTAAGTGCTCCTCCTTTAAAATAAGCGTTAACCACATAATCAGGTTCATAGAGACTTCCCTTTATCCTTGCCGACAGGTCAGTATAGAGAAAGCCCTCTGGGAGATTTACCCTCAAAGGTTCGGATGATGTAAGTGAGATGTCAAGCCTTACTCTTCTGTATTCTTCGGATAGTCCTCCAGCCCTTCCCCTGAGTCCCTGCAGGTTAACTACCCCAGAGGTATGGAAGTCGCCCCCTATGTTAAGACTCCTGTAGTCGGAGCTTATTTTTCCTTTTCCTGAGACAAAAAGGCTGGTTCTGAAGGTCTCTCCCCTGTAAAGAACTGGCAGTTGTGAGACTTCAAAGCTGACTTGACCAGACCTGCTATCGCCGGTAAAGCTGGCAAGAATTGAAGCCTTCTGGTTGCCCAGCAGTTTTACATAGCCTGAAAGCCTGTCCTTTGTGAAACCAAGGTCGAGCCCGCCTGACAGGGGCACTGCAAGATATCTGGACCTCAGAGTGATTGCACTGGAGGTTGCCTTGAAGTTCAGAGTATCTGTGTAGGAGAGCGTGTAAGCCACCTTACCTTCTGCATCTGCGAGCACCCTGCTCCTTATTATGGAGAAGAGACTGCCAAGGTCCAGCTCACCCTCTGAGAAGAACTTTGGACCCTCATCGTAGGAGAACTCAAACCGTCCCTTGAGAACACCGTATATGCTTCCTTTAAGTAAAAGCCTTCTGCCTCTGTATTCACCCCTCTGAAATTCCACCCTTGAGACTGCCTCCTGTCCAATGCTTATGAGGAGAGGTGCAGCATCTACGTTTCCATGTTCCCGGTTTCCGTATACTTTTATGTCTGGAACCTTGATACCGATTAGACCTTCTCTAAGAGTAAAGCCCCTCAGAAAACCTTCAAGCCTTTCCCCTTTCATGTGAAGATTGACAATGAGAGGGAAGCTGATTTCTCTGTATTTTCCCTCACCTGACAGCTCAAGGGTCAGGTCCTTTTCCTTACCACTCAGACGATAGTTGGATGCTATGGCAAGCTCCCCCTGAAGATGTTTGAGAAAGCCCTCAAAGCTGTAGGAGGCCTTTTTATAATCGTAATGACCTTTACCTCTCAGCCTTTCCTGCAGGTCAAAAGTCAAGTATACCTTTCCTCCACTCACTTTTCCCTCAAAGCTGCCTCTCTCGGAGGAAAACTGGAGTATTCTGGTGTCTTTGAGCTCACCTTTGAAATTGCCCTCTAAATCTTCGCCATTCTTTTCCATTTGAAAGGACAGTGCAGTCCAGGAGGCCAGGCTTTCCCTTGAGATGTTGCCCTCAATCCTGCCCTCCGCCAACACCTTTTCACCCCTGAGATTTAGCTTTACGCTTCCCCTCAGGGAGTCCATCTGAATACCCTCGTAGGAAAGGCTCATGTTCTCGAGGTTAAGCCTGCCGGAAAAATCTCTGTCCTTTAGAGAACCTCCTCCTGCGAGAGAATAACCCCTTCCAGTGAGGTTTACCCTGTAGCCATCCCCCTCAAGGTAAAGGTCGTAATCTGCGCTACCGGGTCTTACATCCCTAAAAATAGGGTTCTCCAGCTTACCCCTTCCGTAGCTAAAGAGCTGACCCTGCTGGATTCTCAGGGTCCCGCTGTAGGAAATGGTGGCAGACACATCCTGATGCGTGAGTCTGTATCCCAGAAGGCTGATATTTCCTGCAAAATCCTTACCAGAGAGGGCACCCTTTACAGAAAGGAAAAAGGGCTGAGCCACTAAAAGGTCAATGTTTCCCTCTGGCTCTTTTCTATAACTCATATCCATTTTAAGGCTCACACCACTTATTTCCTGACCCTCCACCTGAGCAATGGGTGAGTAAGCCTGAAGTCTCAGAAGTTCTCCCTTCAGGTCAAGGTCAATCTGGCCGCTGACAAGGGCAGACAACCGCTGGCTTATGCCAAGAAGTTTACTATCCACAGGAAAGCCTCTAAACTCCCCACGGAGAACTCTGTCTTTGAGAGAATAGTCAACATTTGCCGTGGTAAGCCCATCTGTCACAACCGTTTTCAGATTACTTTTTTCCTTCCATTTCCAGAGGTATTGTCCCTTTAGCCTGAGACCCCTGAACTCTCTCCTACCCTTTATATCAAGCCTCTCTGCAATCCCTGAAAAATCAGCACTTAAGCTGGTGTAGCTTATGTTTCCAGAAAACCTTATATCTGTTCTGCCAAGAAGGAAGTTTTTGCCTTCTATAGGCTTTATGAGCCCCTCTCCCATAAAGCTCCCCTCTCTTCCCTTCCATATCCCTCTCAGGTTAAAACTGTAGAGCCCACTTCTGACCTGGGCATCCTCCAGTATGAACCTGCTTCCTTCCGTGCGTGCTTTGTGAAGAAAAACCTCAAGGTCATGCCTGTCAGAGTGGTGCATCCAGTAGACCTGCGTCCAGCCAGTAGAAATAACCTTCCCCGCCCTCAATTCGGTTTCCGGTATAAAAAGGGTAAGACTCTCCCCGTGAAGGACATAGTTTACCGATATGTAGAGGCTATCTACCTTCAGATTGAGTCTACCTGCAAGCTCTGTAAGAGGTCCAAAGTCATAGTCAAAGGGCTTGTCAGATGGTGGGGCGGTTGAGACCTCTATCAGGCTAAACTCACCCGCCTGGAGGCTCCAGGGTCTGATAGATGCTCCAGAGACAAAGAGATGAATGGTCCTGTGCTTAAGGGGCAGGTGTATGAGAAGGCTTTTAAAGCTCAACCCCTCCTCAAAGCTCAGACTGACACCTTCCAGTTCAATCTCTATATTCCTCGCCACAAGGTAGGGCTTTATCAGAAGAAAATA contains:
- a CDS encoding CDP-alcohol phosphatidyltransferase family protein: MLSNLPNLLSLIRLTLSPLLLFIPQEYLLLLFLPLALSDALDGFLARKLKAQTELGRVLDPLADKVMLLCGLFVCTFKLHLIPQALLYAVLARDLFLLLGGAILAGRNKSVPQARAPGKAFTFTLSLFILLCLGGFFSEPILWATIIMLFLSWADYFLFGLRALRSQTSSLS
- a CDS encoding translocation/assembly module TamB domain-containing protein, which translates into the protein MRVVGYLILLLLALYFLLIKPYLVARNIEIELEGVSLSFEEGLSFKSLLIHLPLKHRTIHLFVSGASIRPWSLQAGEFSLIEVSTAPPSDKPFDYDFGPLTELAGRLNLKVDSLYISVNYVLHGESLTLFIPETELRAGKVISTGWTQVYWMHHSDRHDLEVFLHKARTEGSRFILEDAQVRSGLYSFNLRGIWKGREGSFMGEGLIKPIEGKNFLLGRTDIRFSGNISYTSLSADFSGIAERLDIKGRREFRGLRLKGQYLWKWKEKSNLKTVVTDGLTTANVDYSLKDRVLRGEFRGFPVDSKLLGISQRLSALVSGQIDLDLKGELLRLQAYSPIAQVEGQEISGVSLKMDMSYRKEPEGNIDLLVAQPFFLSVKGALSGKDFAGNISLLGYRLTHQDVSATISYSGTLRIQQGQLFSYGRGKLENPIFRDVRPGSADYDLYLEGDGYRVNLTGRGYSLAGGGSLKDRDFSGRLNLENMSLSYEGIQMDSLRGSVKLNLRGEKVLAEGRIEGNISRESLASWTALSFQMEKNGEDLEGNFKGELKDTRILQFSSERGSFEGKVSGGKVYLTFDLQERLRGKGHYDYKKASYSFEGFLKHLQGELAIASNYRLSGKEKDLTLELSGEGKYREISFPLIVNLHMKGERLEGFLRGFTLREGLIGIKVPDIKVYGNREHGNVDAAPLLISIGQEAVSRVEFQRGEYRGRRLLLKGSIYGVLKGRFEFSYDEGPKFFSEGELDLGSLFSIIRSRVLADAEGKVAYTLSYTDTLNFKATSSAITLRSRYLAVPLSGGLDLGFTKDRLSGYVKLLGNQKASILASFTGDSRSGQVSFEVSQLPVLYRGETFRTSLFVSGKGKISSDYRSLNIGGDFHTSGVVNLQGLRGRAGGLSEEYRRVRLDISLTSSEPLRVNLPEGFLYTDLSARIKGSLYEPDYVVNAYFKGGALTYFEKEFFVRRGEVTFTNKESQMDLTITAPTPDYSIIIDLKGNPQYPKAIVRSEPPRDTREVLTTLVLGGAETEGLIPVGGALISQIPQISGLIKDARGMTGLDIKVQVSPTVSPTGEVGVNATVSKDLSQRISVEHRQSTLRNPRETYTGGDVKLTPNTSIGGRLYSDRSQEVRVRIRKKFDF